In Banduia mediterranea, the following proteins share a genomic window:
- a CDS encoding glycine betaine ABC transporter substrate-binding protein: MRAAPILALLMAAAPLQAAPELRVGSKNFTESVVLGEIATRQLRSQGLDTEHRRALGGSAILWRALRDGSIDLYPEYSGTLTQELLPDARRFDRKALTARLASLGIGISEPLGFDNGYALGVRREQAEALGIARLSDLRAHPRLRFGLSNEFMNRGDGWPGLRTRYQLDARQVRGMDHDLAYRAIKSGDIDVIDLYTTDAEIAYYDLRALQDDRTYFPRYDAVLLYRTEAYDNTPALRRLLDSLAGRIDRQQMRAMNAAVKIEGRTEAEVAREFLGLDSAVGKGASAGRLMRRLWQRTLEHLSLVGLSLLLALMIGLPLGILAAQRPRLSQAVLAATSVLQTIPALAMLVFLIPLLGIGAQPAIAALFFYSLLPIVRNTVAGLDGIAQGLRESAAALGLPRRVRLLRIDLPLALPMILAGISTAAVINIGTATLGALIGAGGYGQPILTGIRLDNITLILEGAVPAAAMALLTQQLFRVLERHLSR; this comes from the coding sequence ATGAGGGCCGCACCGATCCTCGCCCTGCTGATGGCCGCGGCACCGCTGCAGGCTGCGCCCGAGCTGCGCGTCGGCTCCAAGAATTTCACCGAATCGGTGGTGCTCGGCGAGATCGCGACACGACAGCTCCGGTCGCAGGGCCTCGACACTGAACACCGGCGGGCGCTGGGCGGCAGCGCCATCCTGTGGCGCGCACTGCGCGACGGCAGCATCGACCTGTATCCAGAATACAGCGGCACGCTGACCCAGGAACTGCTGCCCGATGCCAGGCGTTTCGATCGCAAAGCGCTGACCGCAAGGCTGGCATCGCTCGGCATCGGTATTTCCGAGCCTTTGGGATTCGACAACGGCTACGCTCTGGGCGTGCGCCGCGAGCAGGCGGAAGCGCTCGGGATCGCAAGGCTCAGCGATTTGCGCGCGCATCCCCGGTTGCGTTTCGGACTTTCGAACGAATTCATGAACCGCGGCGATGGCTGGCCCGGACTGCGCACACGCTACCAATTGGATGCACGGCAAGTGCGCGGCATGGACCACGATCTGGCCTATCGCGCGATCAAATCCGGCGACATCGACGTGATCGACCTCTACACCACAGACGCCGAGATCGCCTACTACGATCTGCGGGCGCTGCAGGATGATCGCACTTATTTCCCGCGCTACGACGCGGTGCTGCTGTATCGAACCGAAGCCTACGACAACACGCCGGCCTTGCGCCGACTGCTGGATTCGCTGGCGGGACGCATCGACCGCCAGCAGATGCGCGCGATGAACGCTGCGGTGAAGATCGAGGGCCGCACGGAAGCCGAGGTCGCCCGTGAATTCCTGGGGCTGGATTCGGCGGTGGGCAAGGGAGCCTCCGCCGGGCGTCTGATGCGGCGCCTCTGGCAACGCACGCTGGAGCACCTGAGCCTGGTCGGACTGTCTCTGCTGCTGGCGCTGATGATCGGACTGCCGCTGGGCATCCTCGCGGCACAGCGACCGCGTCTGTCGCAGGCGGTGCTCGCGGCCACCTCCGTACTGCAGACCATTCCGGCGCTGGCGATGCTGGTGTTCCTGATTCCGCTGCTGGGCATCGGGGCGCAGCCGGCGATCGCGGCCCTGTTCTTCTACAGCCTGCTGCCGATCGTACGGAATACCGTGGCCGGACTCGACGGGATCGCGCAGGGCCTGCGCGAATCCGCCGCCGCGCTGGGCCTGCCGCGACGGGTGCGTTTGCTGCGCATCGACCTGCCGCTGGCCTTGCCGATGATACTGGCCGGTATCAGCACCGCCGCCGTGATCAACATCGGCACGGCGACACTGGGAGCATTGATCGGCGCCGGCGGCTACGGCCAGCCGATACTCACCGGCATCCGCCTCGATAACATCACGCTGATCCTCGAAGGCGCCGTTCCCGCGGCCGCGATGGCGCTGCTGACGCAGCAGCTGTTCCGCGTGCTGGAACGGCACCTGTCACGCTGA
- a CDS encoding DUF6940 family protein, whose protein sequence is MSARWHAERSEDAGAVVHRLRVDGRQMSHREVIAAWSDSAAFREFYLELLAAWPGPAFFWEYPPLDRDRLDRPSEFVLVDAPQLALMPADPEPFASMLVPVPTPEQPAVFENLSRNADLIVPRPQAGLEPAEFAHFAAFARAAPAACKHALLVALARELLARIDYRTLWLSTSGLGVAWLHLRLDHAPKYYQYAPYRDPSFETAFSAR, encoded by the coding sequence ATGAGTGCACGGTGGCATGCCGAACGCAGCGAGGATGCCGGCGCGGTCGTGCACCGGCTGCGAGTCGACGGCCGGCAGATGAGTCACCGCGAGGTGATTGCGGCCTGGTCGGATTCGGCGGCGTTTCGTGAGTTCTATCTGGAATTGCTGGCGGCCTGGCCCGGCCCGGCATTCTTCTGGGAATACCCGCCGCTGGATCGGGACCGGCTCGATCGGCCCAGCGAATTCGTGCTGGTGGATGCCCCGCAGTTGGCACTGATGCCTGCCGATCCGGAGCCGTTCGCATCGATGCTGGTGCCGGTGCCCACACCCGAGCAGCCCGCAGTTTTCGAGAACCTGTCGCGGAACGCGGACCTGATCGTTCCGCGACCGCAGGCCGGTCTTGAACCGGCCGAATTCGCCCATTTCGCCGCGTTCGCGCGGGCCGCGCCTGCGGCCTGCAAGCACGCGCTGCTGGTGGCGCTCGCGCGCGAGTTGCTGGCGCGGATCGACTACAGAACGCTGTGGCTCAGCACCTCCGGTCTCGGCGTGGCCTGGCTGCATCTGCGGCTCGATCATGCGCCGAAGTACTACCAGTACGCGCCCTATCGCGACCCCTCGTTCGAGACCGCGTTCAGCGCGCGCTAG
- a CDS encoding CHAD domain-containing protein has translation MSFELSLPIPLSLLLRDAALGEVESARSALKRGRPKDIHSARKHCKKLRALLQLLQPVLRRRTRRSLDHAVRDAARAVAVRREARVMSETLETLAQRHEMYADALLALREPVRKQVRRHAEPQGTRIALDRLDTVREAIEILDLETADAAALERGLRRSYRKARKRARVAAENPQAERLHEWRKRSKAHAYACDLLVPLWPVLEDRSHRLSMLNDALGEHHDLADLLRALDALDSIDPALRVVIEAEQQGCAHAALAFGDALFGDKAKHWSLALEDRYGGGD, from the coding sequence ATGTCCTTCGAGTTGTCCTTGCCGATTCCGCTGTCGCTGTTGCTGCGCGATGCCGCCCTGGGCGAAGTCGAGTCGGCACGCTCGGCGCTCAAGCGTGGTCGCCCCAAGGACATCCATTCGGCACGCAAGCATTGCAAGAAGCTGCGGGCGCTGCTGCAGTTGCTGCAGCCCGTGCTGCGGCGGCGCACGCGGCGCTCGCTGGACCATGCGGTGCGGGACGCGGCGCGCGCGGTGGCGGTGCGGCGCGAGGCCCGGGTGATGAGCGAGACCCTGGAGACGCTCGCGCAGCGCCATGAAATGTATGCGGACGCGCTGCTGGCGCTGCGCGAGCCGGTGCGCAAACAGGTCCGCCGCCACGCCGAACCGCAGGGCACGAGAATCGCGCTCGACAGGCTGGACACGGTGCGCGAGGCGATCGAGATCTTGGATCTGGAGACGGCCGATGCCGCGGCGCTGGAGCGGGGCCTGCGCCGCAGCTACCGCAAGGCGCGCAAACGCGCACGTGTCGCGGCGGAGAATCCGCAAGCCGAGCGCCTGCACGAGTGGCGCAAGCGCAGCAAGGCGCACGCCTATGCCTGCGATCTGCTGGTGCCCTTGTGGCCGGTGCTGGAAGATCGCAGCCATCGCCTGTCCATGCTCAACGACGCGCTGGGCGAGCATCACGATCTGGCCGACCTGCTGCGCGCGCTCGATGCACTGGACAGTATCGATCCGGCGCTGCGGGTGGTGATCGAAGCCGAGCAGCAAGGCTGCGCGCATGCGGCGCTGGCCTTCGGCGACGCCTTGTTCGGCGACAAGGCGAAACACTGGTCACTGGCGCTGGAGGATCGTTACGGCGGCGGTGACTGA
- a CDS encoding ATP-binding cassette domain-containing protein: MRFSLQQVGRRYGGIAAVDGLSLDIESGTTTALIGSSGSGKSTVLRLLLGLERPDSGRVSVDGQALDDCDLDAIRHRIGYVIQDGGLFPHLSVLDNLALLPRHLGWTAARIRTRAEDLLARVQLADDLLHRRPQTLSGGQRQRVALMRALMLDPPALLLDEPLGALDPIVRHELQADLGDMFATLGKTVLLVTHDLAEAAFLAPRLMLMAEGRVVQDGSLDDLRARPASDFVRRFVAARRPLPEAP, encoded by the coding sequence ATGAGATTCTCGCTGCAACAGGTCGGCCGCCGCTATGGCGGTATCGCTGCGGTCGACGGCCTGAGCCTGGACATCGAATCGGGCACCACCACGGCGCTGATCGGCAGCAGCGGATCGGGCAAATCCACGGTGCTGCGCCTGTTGCTCGGGCTGGAGCGACCGGATAGCGGCCGCGTCTCGGTCGACGGCCAAGCGCTCGACGACTGCGATCTCGACGCGATTCGCCACCGCATCGGTTACGTGATTCAGGACGGCGGGCTGTTCCCGCACCTCAGCGTGCTCGACAACCTGGCGCTGCTGCCACGCCATCTCGGCTGGACGGCAGCGCGCATCCGCACGCGCGCCGAGGACCTGCTGGCACGAGTGCAGCTTGCCGACGACCTGCTGCACCGCCGCCCGCAAACCCTGTCCGGCGGCCAACGCCAACGCGTGGCATTGATGCGGGCGCTGATGCTGGACCCGCCGGCGCTGCTGCTGGACGAACCGCTTGGCGCGCTGGACCCGATCGTGCGCCACGAACTGCAGGCGGACCTCGGCGACATGTTCGCCACACTCGGCAAGACCGTGCTGCTGGTCACCCACGACCTCGCCGAAGCAGCCTTCCTGGCACCGCGCCTGATGCTGATGGCCGAAGGCCGCGTCGTGCAGGACGGCAGCCTGGACGATCTGCGCGCGCGACCGGCCTCGGACTTCGTCAGGCGCTTCGTCGCGGCGCGGCGGCCGCTGCCTGAGGCTCCATGA
- a CDS encoding ferritin-like domain-containing protein: MAVKKPFVTDIKNIRARAREHMERGAVTAGYKADRETVLKILNEVLATELVCVLRYKYHYFMADGINAKAVAAEFLEHAQEEQAHADMICERITQLDGKPDLNPDGLHTRSHAEYVEGENLVEMIQEDLVAERIAIDSYREVIEYLGSDDITTRRIIEQILAQEEEHAEDLSSLLEELKVAAPKPASEVQKRRSKKK, from the coding sequence ATGGCAGTCAAAAAGCCGTTTGTAACCGACATCAAGAACATCCGGGCGCGCGCCCGCGAGCACATGGAGCGCGGCGCCGTGACCGCAGGCTACAAGGCCGACCGGGAAACGGTGCTCAAGATTCTCAACGAAGTGCTGGCCACCGAGCTGGTCTGCGTGCTGCGCTACAAGTACCACTACTTCATGGCCGACGGCATCAACGCCAAGGCCGTGGCTGCCGAGTTCCTCGAACACGCGCAGGAAGAACAGGCCCACGCCGACATGATCTGCGAGCGCATCACCCAGCTCGACGGCAAGCCCGATCTCAACCCGGACGGTCTGCACACGCGCAGCCATGCCGAGTATGTGGAAGGCGAGAATCTCGTCGAGATGATCCAGGAGGACCTCGTGGCGGAACGCATCGCGATCGACAGCTATCGCGAGGTCATCGAGTATCTCGGAAGCGACGACATCACCACGCGCCGCATCATCGAGCAGATACTCGCGCAGGAGGAGGAGCACGCCGAAGACCTCAGCTCCCTGCTTGAAGAACTCAAGGTGGCGGCCCCCAAGCCGGCCAGCGAAGTGCAGAAGCGGCGCAGCAAAAAGAAGTAG
- a CDS encoding DUF3465 domain-containing protein, translated as MKRLIVIAMIVVGLVLVFAVGGPDRDDTGGPALASDQRLAAAFSRHESGLQVQGGGTVIAVLPDDNKGSHHQRFVLRLESGQTLLIAHNIDLAPRIERLREGDFITFSGEYEWNPEGGVVHWTHRHPAGRHADGWLQRAGQIYR; from the coding sequence ATGAAACGCTTGATCGTCATTGCGATGATCGTGGTGGGGCTGGTGCTGGTATTCGCTGTCGGCGGTCCCGACCGCGACGACACCGGCGGCCCGGCGCTGGCCTCCGACCAGCGGCTGGCCGCCGCCTTTTCCCGCCATGAAAGCGGGTTGCAGGTCCAGGGCGGCGGTACCGTGATCGCGGTGCTGCCGGACGACAACAAGGGCTCGCACCATCAGCGGTTCGTGCTGCGGCTCGAATCCGGGCAGACCTTGCTGATTGCGCACAATATCGATCTGGCGCCGCGCATCGAACGTCTGCGCGAAGGCGACTTCATCACCTTCAGTGGCGAATACGAATGGAACCCGGAAGGCGGCGTGGTGCACTGGACGCATCGCCATCCGGCGGGCCGGCACGCGGATGGTTGGCTGCAGCGCGCCGGGCAGATCTACCGATAG
- a CDS encoding RES family NAD+ phosphorylase codes for MRLPPTRLVRRYDTHRLIPTRFRPGNESVLARIADDEQHLDALFDLDHATNERLHAENDANPGIAARELVYGVPNYRVINAAFCHPNPLGARFSGPQRGAWYAAFELATAQAEVVFHKTVQLAEIDRYEDSVSYDEYQADLSANLHDLRADDDRYAAYLAPDSYRESQALAEALLEAHSLGVVYPSVRRAGGSCVACFQPSLVGNVRRARRLELRWEGSPRAHVLRHERDA; via the coding sequence ATGCGCCTGCCGCCGACCCGCTTGGTGCGGCGTTACGACACGCACCGACTGATACCCACACGCTTTCGCCCCGGCAACGAAAGCGTGCTGGCGCGCATCGCCGATGACGAACAGCATCTCGATGCCCTGTTCGACCTGGACCACGCCACCAACGAACGCCTGCACGCGGAAAACGATGCCAACCCCGGCATCGCAGCGCGTGAACTGGTCTACGGCGTTCCCAACTACCGTGTGATCAACGCGGCCTTCTGCCACCCTAACCCGCTGGGCGCACGTTTCAGCGGCCCGCAGCGCGGCGCCTGGTACGCCGCCTTCGAACTGGCGACCGCGCAGGCCGAAGTGGTATTCCACAAGACGGTGCAACTGGCCGAGATCGATCGCTACGAAGACAGCGTCAGCTACGACGAATATCAGGCCGACCTCAGTGCGAACCTGCACGACCTGCGCGCGGACGATGATCGCTACGCGGCCTATCTGGCGCCGGACAGCTACCGCGAATCCCAGGCTCTGGCCGAGGCACTGCTTGAGGCGCATTCGCTCGGCGTGGTCTATCCCAGCGTGCGACGCGCCGGCGGCAGCTGCGTCGCCTGCTTTCAACCGAGCCTGGTGGGCAATGTGCGGCGTGCGCGCAGGCTGGAGCTGCGCTGGGAAGGATCGCCACGAGCACACGTGCTCCGCCACGAGCGCGACGCCTGA